A genomic window from Micromonospora sp. WMMA1947 includes:
- a CDS encoding NADH-quinone oxidoreductase subunit B, giving the protein MQVPAVLGEPIRFVLNWGRRYSLWVFNFGLACCAIEFIATSMGRHDFMRLGVIPFAHGPRQADLMVVSGTVTDKMAPAIKRLYDQMPEPKYVISFGACSNCGGPYWDSYSVTKGVDQLIPVDVYVPGCPPRPEALLHGILRLQEKIAAEQSGVGGVPRPDALTSPADAVARPVEALTAPPVRPPVG; this is encoded by the coding sequence ATGCAGGTGCCGGCCGTGCTCGGCGAGCCGATCCGGTTCGTGCTGAACTGGGGCCGCCGCTACTCGCTCTGGGTGTTCAACTTCGGCCTGGCCTGCTGCGCCATCGAGTTCATCGCGACCAGCATGGGCCGGCACGACTTCATGCGGCTCGGCGTGATCCCGTTCGCCCACGGGCCCCGGCAGGCCGACCTCATGGTGGTCAGCGGCACCGTCACCGACAAGATGGCCCCGGCGATCAAGCGGCTCTACGACCAGATGCCCGAACCGAAGTACGTGATCTCGTTCGGGGCCTGCTCCAACTGCGGCGGCCCGTACTGGGACTCCTACTCGGTGACGAAGGGCGTCGACCAGCTCATCCCGGTCGACGTGTACGTGCCCGGCTGCCCGCCGCGCCCGGAGGCGCTGCTGCACGGCATCCTCCGCCTCCAGGAGAAGATCGCCGCCGAGCAGTCCGGCGTCGGCGGCGTACCCCGCCCGGACGCGCTCACCTCCCCGGCGGACGCGGTGGCACGGCCCGTCGAGGCGCTGACCGCACCCCCGGTACGTCCGCCGGTCGGCTGA
- a CDS encoding DUF2252 domain-containing protein, which translates to MTDLAEKRSAFIIDVLTEEFGASMAIDPAAFRRKFRKMAASPFAFYRGSAALFYADQRGDFGSDRFLDDRTSRVWIHGDLHAENFGTYMNASGQLVFNVNDFDEAYVGPFTWDLKRFAASVALLGYAKALSDRVIGELVSGFARSYLAELRAIAAGGDDAIGSITLDNADGVLRRVLQQARLNTRVDLLAAQTTIDNYERRFSLGDGVHEIDDATREKVCAAFADYLHTLPDSTARTRPVAAGIKDVVLRKGVGIGSAGLPSYNLLLEGHTQALENDVVIYMKQAQVPAVARYVDDERVRSYFRHQGHRTAESQRALQAHADPWLGFTELDGVGQLVAEVSPYAADLDWADVNEPEELAGVLADLGRAVARMHSVADDESSHDLVDYSTEEAIVAVVDAEPQAFVDYLVDFGHRYGIRAREDHQLFVDLFRNGRLPGI; encoded by the coding sequence ATGACCGACCTCGCGGAGAAGCGCTCCGCATTCATCATCGACGTGCTGACCGAGGAGTTCGGCGCGTCCATGGCGATCGACCCGGCGGCGTTCCGCCGCAAGTTCCGCAAGATGGCGGCGTCACCGTTCGCCTTCTACCGGGGCAGTGCCGCGTTGTTCTACGCCGACCAGCGCGGCGACTTCGGCAGCGACCGGTTCCTCGACGACCGGACGAGCCGGGTGTGGATCCACGGCGACCTGCACGCCGAGAACTTCGGCACCTACATGAACGCCTCCGGGCAGCTCGTGTTCAACGTCAACGACTTCGACGAGGCGTACGTCGGGCCGTTCACCTGGGACCTGAAGCGCTTCGCCGCCAGCGTGGCGCTGCTCGGCTACGCCAAGGCGCTCTCCGACCGGGTGATCGGCGAGCTGGTGTCCGGCTTCGCCCGGTCGTACCTGGCGGAACTGCGGGCCATCGCCGCGGGCGGGGACGACGCGATCGGCTCGATCACGCTCGACAACGCCGACGGCGTGCTGCGCCGGGTGCTCCAGCAGGCGCGGCTGAACACCCGGGTGGACCTGCTCGCCGCGCAGACCACCATCGACAACTACGAGCGCCGGTTCTCCCTCGGCGACGGCGTGCACGAGATCGACGACGCCACCCGGGAGAAGGTGTGCGCGGCGTTCGCCGACTACCTGCACACGCTGCCGGACTCGACCGCCCGGACGCGCCCGGTCGCCGCGGGCATCAAGGACGTGGTGCTGCGCAAGGGCGTCGGCATCGGGTCGGCCGGGCTGCCGTCGTACAACCTGCTGCTGGAGGGGCACACCCAGGCGCTGGAGAACGACGTCGTCATCTACATGAAGCAGGCGCAGGTGCCGGCCGTCGCGCGGTACGTCGACGACGAGCGGGTCCGCTCGTACTTCCGGCACCAGGGGCACCGCACCGCCGAGTCGCAGCGCGCGTTGCAGGCGCACGCCGACCCGTGGCTGGGCTTCACCGAGCTGGACGGCGTCGGGCAGCTCGTCGCCGAGGTCTCCCCGTACGCGGCGGACCTGGACTGGGCCGACGTGAACGAGCCGGAGGAACTCGCGGGCGTGCTCGCCGACCTGGGCCGGGCGGTGGCCCGGATGCACTCGGTCGCCGACGACGAGTCCAGCCACGACCTGGTCGACTACTCCACCGAGGAGGCGATCGTCGCCGTGGTCGACGCCGAACCGCAGGCGTTCGTCGACTACCTGGTCGACTTCGGGCACCGGTACGGGATCCGGGCGCGCGAGGACCACCAGCTCTTCGTGGACCTGTTCCGCAACGGCCGGCTGCCCGGCATCTGA
- a CDS encoding glucose 1-dehydrogenase, translating to MRAVTVTSGVPDSLRLAEDWPEPPPEEGAILVEALAVGVCGTDHEIVAGEYGEAPPGQERLVLGHESLGRVLEDPTGTLQTGDLVAGVVRHPDPVPCANCAVDEWDMCRNGRYTEHGIKALPGFARERWRLQPKFAVGLDPALESVGVLLEPTSVVAKAWDHIERIGRRAEWKPMTVLVTGAGPIGLLAALLASQRGLSVHVLDRNTTGPKPDLVRALGATYHTATVPELDVKPDVVIECTGAPTVVLDAMCKAAPTGIVCLTGVSSGGRTINFDAGALNRELVLENNVVFGSVNAGRRHWEMAAEALAQADRSWLTSLITRRVPLSNYREAYATAGEDIKAVLDFTQ from the coding sequence GTGCGCGCTGTGACTGTGACCTCCGGTGTCCCGGATTCGCTGCGGCTCGCCGAGGACTGGCCCGAGCCACCGCCCGAGGAGGGCGCGATCCTGGTCGAGGCGCTGGCGGTGGGTGTCTGCGGCACCGACCACGAGATCGTGGCGGGCGAGTACGGCGAGGCGCCGCCGGGCCAGGAGCGGCTGGTGCTCGGGCACGAGTCGCTGGGCCGCGTGCTGGAGGACCCGACCGGCACGTTGCAGACCGGCGACCTGGTCGCCGGCGTGGTCCGCCACCCCGACCCGGTGCCGTGCGCGAACTGCGCGGTGGACGAGTGGGACATGTGCCGCAACGGGCGGTACACCGAGCACGGCATCAAGGCGCTGCCCGGTTTCGCCCGGGAACGCTGGCGGTTGCAGCCCAAGTTCGCCGTCGGCCTGGACCCGGCGCTCGAGTCCGTGGGGGTGCTGCTGGAGCCGACGAGCGTGGTGGCGAAGGCGTGGGACCACATCGAGCGGATCGGCCGCCGGGCCGAGTGGAAACCGATGACGGTGCTGGTCACCGGCGCCGGGCCGATCGGGCTGCTGGCCGCGCTGCTGGCCAGCCAGCGAGGACTGTCGGTGCACGTGCTGGACCGCAACACCACCGGCCCGAAGCCGGACCTGGTCCGTGCGCTCGGGGCGACGTACCACACGGCGACCGTGCCGGAGCTGGACGTCAAGCCGGACGTGGTGATCGAGTGCACCGGCGCACCCACCGTGGTGCTGGACGCGATGTGCAAGGCCGCGCCCACCGGCATCGTCTGCCTGACCGGCGTGTCCAGCGGCGGCCGGACCATCAACTTCGACGCCGGTGCGCTCAACCGGGAGCTGGTGCTGGAGAACAACGTGGTGTTCGGCTCGGTGAACGCCGGGCGGCGGCACTGGGAGATGGCCGCCGAGGCGCTCGCCCAGGCCGACCGGTCGTGGCTGACGTCGCTGATCACCCGCCGGGTGCCGCTGTCGAACTACCGGGAGGCGTACGCCACGGCCGGCGAGGACATCAAGGCGGTGCTGGACTTCACGCAATGA
- a CDS encoding NADH-quinone oxidoreductase subunit C — translation MTPEEVGRRVVALLAPVEATASVSGGQGYARATVDVPPASWADAVRAARDDAELELDFLDWLSAVDELADGFDVVLHLWSVRHRHGLLLRTRVPRDAPVVASVVDLFPGAAWHERETHEMFGIDFVGHGELRPLLLPPEFEGHPLRKEFVLASRVAKPWPGAKEPGESEAGGGRRPVRPPGVPAPGEWGTTPTPAGAAGAGEGPRGGTPARPARERPARPAPGERPARPAAGEAGSGAGAAAAADEAGPLGRPLPGERPTGPPRQEPEPDAAEES, via the coding sequence ATGACTCCGGAAGAGGTCGGCCGGCGAGTGGTCGCGCTGCTCGCGCCCGTCGAGGCCACCGCGTCGGTCTCCGGCGGTCAGGGGTACGCCCGCGCCACCGTCGACGTACCCCCGGCGAGCTGGGCGGACGCGGTGCGTGCGGCACGCGACGACGCCGAACTGGAACTCGACTTCCTGGACTGGCTGTCGGCGGTGGACGAGCTGGCCGACGGCTTCGACGTGGTGCTGCACCTCTGGTCGGTCCGGCACCGGCACGGGCTGCTGCTGCGCACCCGGGTGCCCCGGGACGCGCCCGTCGTCGCGTCGGTGGTCGACCTGTTCCCCGGCGCCGCGTGGCACGAGCGCGAGACGCACGAGATGTTCGGCATCGACTTCGTCGGCCACGGCGAGCTGCGTCCGCTGCTGCTGCCGCCGGAGTTCGAGGGGCACCCGCTGCGCAAGGAGTTCGTTCTCGCCTCCCGGGTCGCCAAGCCGTGGCCCGGCGCGAAGGAGCCGGGCGAGTCGGAGGCGGGCGGCGGCCGCCGGCCGGTCCGGCCGCCGGGCGTGCCCGCGCCGGGTGAGTGGGGCACGACGCCCACGCCGGCGGGTGCGGCCGGCGCGGGTGAGGGCCCCCGAGGGGGTACGCCGGCGCGCCCGGCCCGCGAACGCCCGGCGCGGCCCGCTCCGGGGGAGCGTCCGGCGCGGCCTGCTGCCGGAGAGGCCGGGTCGGGGGCTGGTGCTGCTGCGGCGGCCGACGAGGCGGGGCCGCTCGGTCGGCCGCTGCCAGGGGAACGGCCGACCGGCCCGCCCCGCCAGGAGCCGGAGCCCGACGCGGCGGAGGAGAGCTGA
- the nuoH gene encoding NADH-quinone oxidoreductase subunit NuoH has protein sequence MPDWLELVLRVAGVLVAFLTLPLIVGQAEHKVMAHMQGRLGPMYAGGFHGWAQLVADGIKFVQKEDVTPRDADRPVFRLAPAVALVPYLLVLLVIPLGPGDLVAQPLGIGLFFVLAVVGVGVLAVLMSAWASANKYSLLGGLRGAAQLLGYELPLVLAAASVAMAAGTLSLPGIVEAWQPWWLLWQAPAMVIFFVAGLAEIRRPPFDMPVADSELVFGYMTEYTGLRFAFFLLAEYVGIVVIAALTTVLFLGGWQGPFADAQLGWLWTLLKVFAVAFVIIWLRVSYPRLREDQLQRLCWLVLVPLALAQLVLTAAVRLAL, from the coding sequence ATGCCGGACTGGTTGGAGCTGGTCCTGCGGGTGGCGGGGGTGCTCGTCGCGTTCCTCACGCTGCCGCTGATCGTGGGCCAGGCCGAGCACAAGGTGATGGCGCACATGCAGGGCCGGCTGGGCCCGATGTACGCGGGCGGCTTCCACGGCTGGGCGCAACTGGTGGCGGACGGCATCAAGTTCGTGCAGAAGGAGGACGTCACCCCGCGCGACGCGGACCGTCCGGTGTTCCGGCTGGCGCCCGCGGTGGCGCTGGTGCCGTACCTGCTGGTGCTGCTCGTCATCCCGCTCGGGCCGGGTGACCTGGTCGCCCAGCCGCTGGGCATCGGCCTGTTCTTCGTGCTCGCCGTGGTGGGTGTCGGGGTGCTGGCGGTGCTCATGTCGGCGTGGGCGTCGGCGAACAAGTACAGCCTGCTCGGCGGGCTGCGCGGCGCGGCCCAGCTGCTCGGGTACGAGCTGCCGCTGGTGCTGGCCGCCGCCTCGGTGGCGATGGCGGCGGGCACGCTGAGCCTGCCGGGCATCGTGGAGGCGTGGCAGCCGTGGTGGCTGCTGTGGCAGGCGCCGGCCATGGTGATCTTCTTCGTCGCCGGGCTGGCGGAGATCCGCCGCCCGCCGTTCGACATGCCGGTGGCCGACTCCGAGCTGGTCTTCGGCTACATGACCGAGTACACCGGCCTGCGGTTCGCGTTCTTCCTGCTCGCCGAGTACGTGGGCATCGTGGTGATCGCGGCGCTGACCACTGTGCTGTTCCTCGGCGGCTGGCAGGGCCCGTTCGCCGACGCGCAGCTCGGCTGGCTGTGGACGCTGCTCAAGGTCTTCGCCGTCGCCTTCGTGATCATCTGGCTGCGGGTGAGCTACCCGAGGCTGCGCGAGGACCAGCTCCAGCGCCTCTGCTGGCTGGTCCTGGTCCCCCTGGCCCTGGCCCAGCTGGTCCTGACCGCCGCAGTCCGCCTGGCCCTGTAA
- a CDS encoding glutathione S-transferase C-terminal domain-containing protein codes for MGSDDEVLDRTGGKYVEPGGEFTRDQRYIATRITADERDGWPVEPGRYRLAVSRACPWANRLIIVRRLLGLEDAISMAVAGPTHDKRSWTFDLDPDGKDPVLGIERLADAYFARFPGYERGITVPALVDVPTGQVVTNDYAQMSLDLTTEWTAYHRPGAPDLYPEPLRAEIDEVNAVVFADVNNGVYRCGFAGSQEAYDKAYHRLFDRLDWLSERLAGQRYLVGDTITEADVRLFTTLVRFDPVYHGHFKCNRQKLSEMPVLWAYARDLFTTPGFGDTIDFDHIKRHYYEVHRDINPTGIVPLGPDLSNWLTPHGREELGGRPFGDGTPPPPPPESERVDPSHTPLR; via the coding sequence GTGGGCAGCGACGACGAAGTCCTGGACCGGACCGGCGGCAAGTACGTGGAACCGGGTGGCGAGTTCACCCGCGACCAGCGCTACATCGCCACCCGGATCACCGCGGACGAGCGGGACGGCTGGCCGGTGGAGCCGGGCCGCTACCGGCTGGCGGTCAGCCGGGCCTGCCCGTGGGCCAACCGGCTGATCATCGTCCGGCGCCTGCTCGGGCTGGAGGACGCCATCTCGATGGCCGTGGCCGGGCCCACCCACGACAAGCGGAGCTGGACGTTCGACCTCGACCCGGACGGCAAGGACCCGGTTCTCGGCATCGAGCGGCTGGCCGACGCGTACTTCGCCCGCTTCCCCGGCTACGAGCGCGGCATCACCGTCCCGGCGCTCGTCGACGTGCCCACCGGGCAGGTCGTGACGAACGACTACGCGCAGATGAGCCTCGACCTGACGACCGAGTGGACGGCGTACCACCGGCCGGGCGCGCCGGACCTCTACCCGGAACCGCTGCGCGCCGAGATCGACGAGGTGAACGCTGTCGTCTTCGCCGACGTCAACAACGGCGTCTACCGGTGCGGCTTCGCCGGCAGCCAGGAGGCGTACGACAAGGCGTACCACAGGCTGTTCGACCGGCTGGACTGGCTGAGCGAGCGGCTGGCCGGTCAGCGGTACCTGGTCGGTGACACGATCACCGAGGCGGACGTACGGCTGTTCACCACGCTCGTCCGCTTCGACCCGGTCTACCACGGGCACTTCAAGTGCAACAGGCAGAAGCTCAGCGAGATGCCGGTGCTGTGGGCGTACGCCCGGGACCTGTTCACCACGCCCGGGTTCGGCGACACGATCGACTTCGACCACATCAAGCGGCACTACTACGAGGTCCACCGGGACATCAACCCGACCGGGATCGTGCCGCTCGGCCCCGACCTGAGCAACTGGCTCACCCCGCACGGCCGGGAGGAGTTGGGCGGCCGCCCCTTCGGCGACGGCACCCCACCCCCGCCCCCACCCGAGTCCGAGCGGGTAGACCCGTCCCACACCCCCTTGCGCTGA
- a CDS encoding ester cyclase yields MTDVEAAARRFVADVWNAGREESAYELVAADCPGLGGTGPAATLAWHRDRRASFPDLRYKIVDVVATGARVAVRWRAAGTQAGQFGPVPPTGRVVSYSGATFLRFDDDGRIVDVWSVNELFQLLQQLGVEMLPPLTPGEA; encoded by the coding sequence GTGACCGATGTGGAGGCGGCAGCCCGGCGTTTCGTCGCCGACGTGTGGAACGCGGGGCGCGAGGAGAGCGCGTACGAGCTGGTGGCGGCGGACTGCCCGGGGCTCGGCGGCACCGGCCCGGCGGCGACGCTGGCGTGGCACCGGGACCGGCGGGCGTCGTTCCCCGACCTGCGTTACAAGATCGTCGACGTGGTGGCGACAGGTGCGCGGGTGGCGGTGCGCTGGCGGGCCGCCGGCACCCAGGCCGGGCAGTTCGGGCCGGTGCCGCCGACCGGCCGCGTGGTCAGCTACTCCGGTGCCACGTTCCTGCGCTTCGACGACGACGGGCGGATCGTGGACGTGTGGAGCGTCAACGAGCTGTTCCAGCTGCTCCAGCAGCTCGGCGTGGAGATGCTGCCCCCGCTCACACCCGGCGAGGCGTGA
- a CDS encoding NADH-quinone oxidoreductase subunit I produces MSEHGGVPGAGLVKGLAVTLKTMTRRSTTQQYPDVAPELPPRSRGVIALLEENCTVCMLCARECPDWCIYIDSHKEEVAVPGAARPRQRNVLDKFDIDFSLCMYCGICVEVCPFDALYWSPEFEYAEYDIKNLLHDKDHLGEWMATVPPPPAHDPLGDPSKEETTAARKAAGPSARPAPSRVRPDAATDPGGGTAS; encoded by the coding sequence ATGAGCGAGCACGGTGGAGTGCCCGGTGCCGGATTGGTGAAGGGCCTGGCGGTCACGTTGAAGACGATGACCCGCCGCTCGACCACCCAGCAGTACCCGGACGTGGCGCCCGAGCTGCCGCCCCGCTCCCGCGGCGTGATCGCGCTGCTGGAGGAGAACTGCACGGTCTGCATGCTCTGCGCCCGCGAGTGCCCGGACTGGTGCATCTACATCGACTCGCACAAGGAGGAGGTGGCGGTGCCCGGCGCCGCCCGCCCTCGCCAGCGCAACGTGCTCGACAAGTTCGACATCGACTTCTCGCTCTGCATGTACTGCGGCATCTGCGTTGAGGTCTGCCCGTTCGACGCGCTCTACTGGTCGCCGGAGTTCGAGTACGCCGAGTACGACATCAAGAACCTGCTGCACGACAAGGACCACCTGGGCGAGTGGATGGCCACCGTGCCGCCGCCGCCGGCTCACGACCCGCTCGGCGACCCCTCCAAGGAGGAGACCACCGCCGCCCGGAAGGCGGCGGGTCCGTCGGCCCGTCCGGCTCCTTCCCGGGTACGCCCCGACGCCGCCACCGATCCGGGCGGAGGCACTGCCTCATGA
- a CDS encoding NADH-quinone oxidoreductase subunit J: MTGADVLLLALGAVAVGAGALVVATRHLVRAGLWLVVCLGALAGDYLVLTAELVAWVQVLIYVGAVVVLLLFAVMLTRAPIGPSDDLDRPGWAAALVGAGSGLGLAVLLIDAFRWSRVDLPAAGTAERLGEQIFRSWVLPFEVLSVLLLAALVGAIVLSRPDIGRPKAPSPADGDRPGGDAPLGAARPADEGGRP, from the coding sequence ATGACCGGTGCGGACGTCCTGCTGCTGGCGCTGGGCGCGGTGGCGGTGGGCGCGGGTGCGCTGGTGGTCGCCACCCGTCACCTGGTCCGGGCCGGGCTGTGGCTGGTGGTCTGCCTGGGCGCGCTCGCGGGTGACTACCTGGTGCTGACCGCCGAGCTGGTGGCCTGGGTGCAGGTGCTCATCTACGTGGGCGCGGTGGTGGTGCTGCTGTTGTTCGCGGTGATGCTGACCCGCGCGCCGATCGGCCCGTCGGACGACCTGGACCGGCCGGGCTGGGCCGCCGCGCTGGTCGGCGCCGGCAGCGGCCTCGGCTTGGCGGTGCTGCTGATCGACGCGTTCCGCTGGTCCCGGGTGGACCTGCCCGCCGCGGGCACCGCCGAGCGCCTCGGCGAGCAGATCTTCCGTTCCTGGGTGCTGCCGTTCGAGGTGCTGTCGGTGCTGCTGCTGGCCGCGCTGGTCGGCGCGATCGTGCTGTCCCGCCCCGACATCGGCCGCCCGAAGGCGCCCAGCCCGGCCGACGGCGACCGGCCCGGCGGGGACGCCCCGCTCGGCGCCGCGCGACCCGCCGACGAGGGCGGGCGCCCGTGA
- the nuoK gene encoding NADH-quinone oxidoreductase subunit NuoK translates to MRPVIPYVTAALLFGLGVYGVLRRRNAVLVLMAVELMLNAVNLVLVTADTTVKAVLPHSGQVFALFVIVLAAAEIGVGLAIVLQLYRLRAGVTVDDVPLAEPAPAVAAAPGGLPTPGAPGTEGAVR, encoded by the coding sequence GTGAGGCCGGTCATCCCGTACGTCACCGCCGCGCTGCTGTTCGGCCTCGGCGTGTACGGCGTGCTGCGCCGCCGCAACGCCGTCCTGGTGCTGATGGCGGTGGAGCTGATGCTGAACGCGGTGAACCTGGTGCTGGTCACCGCCGACACCACAGTCAAGGCCGTGCTGCCGCACTCCGGTCAGGTGTTCGCGCTGTTCGTGATCGTGCTCGCCGCCGCCGAGATCGGTGTCGGGCTGGCGATCGTGCTCCAGCTCTACCGGCTGCGCGCCGGCGTCACAGTCGACGACGTCCCGCTGGCCGAGCCGGCTCCAGCGGTCGCGGCGGCCCCAGGCGGGCTGCCGACGCCGGGGGCACCGGGCACGGAAGGAGCGGTCCGGTGA
- a CDS encoding NADH-quinone oxidoreductase subunit L: MSTPTLWLAAVLPAAPLVAGLLGLLLPPAPHQDRASARRSAVALGVAGAAVSLLAALALLVRVDAPVEASTTWIDLGGLRVTLGLRLDGVAVLVATAVAAVALAVQVYSIGYLRRGPHDDVDVDHRYPPYAAQLSLFTAAMLTVVVSGDLIMLLVGWEVMGICSYLLIAHDRRLPEAPGAAVKAFLVTRVGDVGFLLGIALLGVGAGSFRIADVLAHDYGTGTLTAACLLLLAGVAGKSAQFPLHTWLPDAMAGPTPVSALIHAATMVAAGVYAVARLFPLFERAPAALAVLGVMAAITMLLGAFAATAQDDIKRVLAWSTVSQIGYMTGALAVGAPAAALFHLLTHAAFKALLFLAAGAVIHAVGTTLMSRMGGLRTAMPVTFWCMVVGLGALAGVPPLSGFWSKDGVLAAAEAAALDGAGPSAAWVGWLVWLAGLVGVAVTAWYATRLLLRTFLGATRTPLLRPHDPPALLRWPVLLLTVPAALLGLAAFAPWFADRLRVPGDDTGEAVELVHLAPNLILPFLLLLVGAGVAWAGWRRDPAADPARYLGPLRPVFARAFRLDDVQHALVVRPAGALARVVRTGDELGVDGLVEGSGRAAVEVGGGLAALHRAALPRAAAGVLAGALLIGLAVALIGVTS, from the coding sequence GTGAGCACGCCGACGCTGTGGCTCGCGGCGGTGCTGCCGGCCGCCCCGCTCGTCGCCGGGCTGCTCGGCCTGCTGCTGCCGCCCGCCCCGCACCAGGACCGGGCGTCGGCACGGCGGTCGGCGGTCGCGCTGGGTGTGGCCGGGGCGGCGGTGTCGCTGCTGGCCGCGCTGGCGCTGCTGGTCCGCGTGGACGCCCCGGTCGAGGCGTCCACCACCTGGATCGACCTGGGTGGGCTGCGGGTCACGCTGGGCCTGCGCCTGGACGGCGTGGCGGTGCTCGTCGCCACCGCCGTCGCGGCTGTCGCGCTGGCCGTGCAGGTCTACTCGATCGGCTACCTGCGCCGGGGCCCGCACGACGACGTGGACGTCGACCACCGCTATCCGCCGTACGCGGCGCAGTTGAGCCTCTTCACCGCCGCCATGCTCACGGTGGTGGTGTCCGGTGACCTGATCATGCTGCTGGTCGGCTGGGAGGTGATGGGCATCTGCTCGTACCTGCTCATCGCCCACGACCGGCGGCTGCCCGAGGCGCCCGGCGCGGCGGTGAAGGCGTTCCTGGTCACCCGCGTGGGTGACGTCGGCTTCCTGCTCGGCATCGCGCTGCTCGGCGTGGGCGCGGGCAGCTTCCGGATCGCCGACGTGCTGGCGCACGACTACGGCACCGGCACGCTCACCGCCGCCTGCCTGCTGCTGCTCGCCGGGGTGGCGGGCAAGAGCGCCCAGTTCCCGCTGCACACCTGGTTGCCCGACGCGATGGCCGGCCCGACGCCGGTGTCCGCGCTGATCCACGCCGCCACCATGGTCGCCGCCGGGGTGTACGCGGTGGCCCGACTGTTCCCGCTGTTCGAGCGCGCCCCGGCCGCGCTCGCCGTGCTGGGCGTGATGGCCGCGATCACGATGCTGCTCGGCGCGTTCGCCGCCACCGCCCAGGACGACATCAAGCGGGTGCTCGCCTGGTCCACGGTCTCGCAGATCGGCTACATGACCGGCGCGCTGGCGGTCGGCGCACCCGCTGCCGCGCTGTTCCACCTGCTCACCCACGCCGCGTTCAAGGCGCTGCTGTTCCTCGCCGCCGGTGCGGTGATCCACGCCGTGGGCACCACGCTGATGTCCCGGATGGGCGGCCTGCGTACCGCCATGCCGGTGACGTTCTGGTGCATGGTGGTCGGCCTGGGCGCGCTCGCCGGCGTACCCCCGCTCTCGGGTTTCTGGAGCAAGGACGGCGTGCTCGCGGCCGCAGAGGCGGCCGCGCTCGACGGTGCCGGGCCGAGCGCGGCCTGGGTGGGCTGGCTGGTCTGGCTGGCCGGGCTGGTCGGCGTCGCGGTGACCGCCTGGTACGCGACCCGCCTGCTGCTGCGCACCTTCCTCGGCGCCACCCGCACGCCGCTGCTGCGCCCGCACGACCCGCCCGCGCTGCTGCGCTGGCCGGTGCTGCTGCTCACGGTCCCGGCCGCGCTGCTCGGCCTGGCCGCGTTCGCGCCGTGGTTCGCCGACCGGCTGCGCGTGCCGGGCGACGACACCGGCGAGGCGGTCGAGCTGGTCCATCTCGCGCCGAACCTGATCCTGCCGTTCCTGCTGCTGCTCGTCGGCGCGGGTGTCGCCTGGGCGGGCTGGCGCCGCGACCCGGCCGCCGACCCGGCCCGCTACCTGGGTCCGCTGCGGCCGGTGTTCGCCCGGGCGTTCCGGCTCGACGACGTCCAGCACGCCCTCGTCGTACGCCCGGCGGGCGCGCTCGCGCGGGTCGTGCGTACCGGCGACGAGCTGGGCGTGGACGGCCTGGTCGAGGGCAGCGGCCGGGCGGCGGTCGAGGTGGGCGGCGGCCTGGCCGCGCTGCACCGGGCGGCGCTGCCCCGCGCGGCGGCCGGGGTGCTGGCCGGCGCGTTGCTGATCGGCCTGGCGGTCGCCCTGATCGGAGTCACCTCATGA